In a single window of the Prochlorococcus marinus CUG1415 genome:
- the psbZ gene encoding photosystem II reaction center protein PsbZ yields MQAVNFFFINALLFASLIAVVGVPYFYMTQSDPSDRRNPEIKKVEIIGGVWFHLVLIEGVIANLV; encoded by the coding sequence ATGCAGGCAGTAAACTTTTTCTTCATAAATGCTCTTTTATTTGCATCATTAATAGCAGTAGTGGGAGTACCATATTTCTATATGACACAGTCTGATCCATCTGATAGACGTAATCCAGAGATTAAGAAAGTTGAAATAATTGGAGGAGTTTGGTTCCATTTAGTATTGATTGAGGGTGTTATTGCTAATTTAGTTTGA
- a CDS encoding GNAT family N-acetyltransferase, with translation MKAISLINHSKGAIGLRLFGLGPNLKPTNGLNKLRKLLDSNAFWAKSRTINDLKKCLANSDVIISLWVGNEIVGFGRALSDGVYRGVLWDIVIDQSHQGKGFGTLIVKNLVSSKKIKNTKKIYLMTTNKKLFYSQFDFEEVTTQNLLIREI, from the coding sequence ATGAAAGCAATATCTCTAATCAACCATTCCAAAGGAGCTATTGGGTTAAGGTTGTTTGGATTAGGTCCTAATCTAAAGCCGACCAATGGATTAAATAAGCTCAGAAAATTACTAGATAGTAACGCTTTCTGGGCAAAAAGCCGAACAATTAATGATCTAAAAAAATGTCTTGCCAATAGTGACGTTATAATAAGTCTCTGGGTTGGCAACGAAATAGTTGGTTTTGGTAGAGCTTTATCAGATGGGGTTTACCGTGGGGTTCTTTGGGATATAGTTATCGATCAAAGTCACCAAGGAAAAGGTTTTGGCACATTAATTGTAAAAAATCTTGTATCTTCTAAAAAAATTAAAAATACAAAGAAAATATATTTAATGACAACGAATAAAAAATTATTCTATTCTCAATTTGATTTTGAAGAAGTTACTACGCAAAATTTATTAATTCGTGAAATATAA
- a CDS encoding nuclear transport factor 2 family protein yields MTRVISIEDLRGLFTKPYGADAPTKQKWAEFYNENVIFIDPTQETEGLDSYIKAQEKLVKRCDDVFLETHAIAISGNWGFVEWTMGLKIMGKEFIYPGTTRLLFGENGSIKEHRDYFDFCGPTFGPLPVLGPFIRWLYSKFLS; encoded by the coding sequence ATGACAAGAGTAATTTCTATAGAAGATTTAAGGGGATTATTTACTAAACCTTATGGTGCAGATGCACCAACAAAACAAAAATGGGCTGAATTTTATAATGAGAATGTTATATTTATAGACCCAACCCAGGAAACAGAGGGCTTGGATTCTTATATCAAAGCTCAAGAAAAGCTAGTGAAAAGATGTGATGATGTTTTTTTAGAAACGCATGCAATCGCCATCAGTGGAAATTGGGGATTCGTTGAATGGACAATGGGTTTAAAAATTATGGGTAAAGAATTTATTTACCCTGGAACCACTCGTTTATTATTTGGCGAAAATGGATCAATAAAAGAGCACAGAGATTATTTTGATTTTTGTGGACCCACTTTTGGACCTCTTCCTGTTTTAGGTCCTTTTATAAGATGGCTTTATAGTAAATTTTTATCTTAA
- the ribH gene encoding 6,7-dimethyl-8-ribityllumazine synthase, with product MAIFEGSFTNASTLKVGIVIARFNDLITNKILSGCLDCLKRHGLDTSESSNQVDIVWVPGSFELPIAAKTLLKKKSYDVVIALGAVIRGETSHYDVVISEASKGIAQVSNENNVPIIFGVLTTDTMQQALERAGIKNNLGWNYGLQAIEMGSLIQKLN from the coding sequence ATGGCTATTTTTGAGGGCTCTTTTACTAATGCATCTACTTTAAAAGTAGGAATTGTAATAGCAAGATTTAATGATTTGATAACAAATAAAATTCTCTCTGGTTGTCTTGATTGTCTAAAAAGACATGGTTTAGATACTTCTGAATCAAGTAATCAAGTAGATATAGTTTGGGTACCAGGTTCATTTGAATTGCCAATTGCAGCAAAAACTCTCCTGAAAAAAAAGAGTTATGACGTTGTCATTGCTCTTGGGGCGGTTATCCGTGGTGAAACTTCTCACTATGATGTAGTCATATCCGAGGCTAGCAAAGGTATCGCACAAGTTTCAAATGAGAATAATGTTCCAATTATTTTTGGAGTTTTAACAACTGATACTATGCAGCAGGCTTTAGAAAGAGCAGGTATTAAGAATAATCTTGGTTGGAATTATGGTTTACAAGCAATTGAGATGGGTTCTTTAATTCAAAAATTAAATTAG